In Anopheles arabiensis isolate DONGOLA chromosome 2, AaraD3, whole genome shotgun sequence, the genomic window TAAGCGTAAGAACCTCCGTTTGCTACGCACAcgaccaatacacacacacacatggggggggcggaggggggggaggcTTACAATTACACTTACTTCAAGCACCTAGCTTCCCTTCTCACTTCTACTTCCCCTTGGCGCTCGCTCACTCCGAGGGGTGGTGGTTTAGAACGCTGCCGCCGCTGTCGGTGTGACGTTCGCGATCGCCGGCAGCAAACGGGCGATAAGGGCAGCACCACGATCGGCAGGTAGCATCATCACCtcagccgcacacacacacacacacacacaaacacagggaTGGATGACGCAAAGGGGGTTTAGTGGCAGAGAGCGCGCgtcgtgtgtgttgttgcctGGCCCGTTGCACTCGATCGACTGAAAGGGTAGCGGCTGAAGACACGTTTTGCATCGTCTCGCGCTGGTTGCGAGCGTTGATTCGTTcgaagcacatacacacagagacagTGAGAGACAcctcacctccccccccccctccccccggttTGGAAGCCGTATGAAGGACATGCAGCGTTGTGTTGGAGTGTGGCCATCGGTGGAGGGGCCGGTGATCGAACCGAAAGCTCGCCGGCCTTAAGACCAAGCGCTGGGTGGTTTGGTGGagggttgggttgggttggttGGTCGGTTGGGCGTTCGACACGACTCCCTTTAACAGCTGTTTTTCGCACCGGACAGGACTCGGAATCGGAACCCGCGCGTTAGCATGAATGGAATGTTTCGAATGGCTGAGTGCTTGGCTGTGTGCTTTAAAACACTGATGAAGGTTTtctttgtttaatttctttaCTTTTAAATCATTCGTTAAAAGGTTGTTCGAGGGGGGTGTACAGGCCACTACATTCGCGCCAGATGCAAACGATAAGAACGGTGTAGTTCCGCCAACGCTGGACGAGCGTTATGCAATGTTTAGAGTTTTgttatgagttttttttttttgttaaattagattgcaacaacaacaaccacaaaaacATTGGCAAAGatcacaaaaaagggaaggaaaaactatAACTCTACCACCCCTTCTCCCCTATGGCGAAAGACACTGGCAGCTGGTGCGGTCAGGCTGTGGGTGCAGATTTGTTACACCGGCTTACACACCTACACCGTCAGCCCTACCCCGAGATccaagtacacacacacacggggaggGGTGTGATTTGAAATGGGAAAGTGGACGAAACGAACGCCCGCTTTGGCAGCATAATGGCACAACAACGGGCGAgaacaccgaccgaccgaccgaccgactgaCCGTCGCTCAAAACTGGACCAGTTTTTGTGCAGACCGTCGTACCACGGGCACCATGGGTTGCTGCGATTGGCATTGAATCGTGGTTTTGGTAGCgcaggcaacagcaacagtaggCGCCTACTATGACGATGGAGTAGGGCGAACAGACGCGCCGAAACGACCCAACGGTCAACCTCAGTGGCCTCATCCTCAGCACCGCGTAATGCATTGTCGAGCGATCGAGTTGAGTGATCGTTCCGTGGTACGCGGACCAATCTTCAGCCCAAGTTCTGCGCCTTGTCCTGTGACGTGAAAGGGGTTCAAACAAGGCGTTTCGTAATAAGCACGGCACGGCAGCGCAGTACAACAACCTGTATCACACGCGTTCCTGCTGTTGGACGTCGTTCGGCGTCTTCGTCGTGGGTGCCAGCGAATGGCAAGTATCAACACACATTAAACAGTTACAAGGTTGTTTTGGTGGAGTATAGTTTTtgcggaacacacacacaaacacacacagagagcatAGCCATTCACTTACTTTTGAGGTTCAAATTCGTACACTACCGCTTGCGGGGTACTGCTGCTGACGGGCCGGGAACGTACTGAAATAGTCGCCCGGTAGCACAGGCCCAGACGTAAAGCAAACGTGGAGttggaaacaaacacaccaaaaaagaacaaacacaaactttAGGTATGGCCATCCATCGAAAACATGGTTACAATTTGGCAAGCAAGAAATCTGATCTGGTTTTCTTGATCTGGCCATACAacctccaccgccaccactaccaccgggGCCACCGGAGAAAGGCCACCCCTCGGTGGGAGCACTGGGTGGGGAACAAACGCTGGTTGAAGGTTTCCCTTTCCTCGCTGATTTTGGGGCGGCTTGGACAAGGAGAAAAGCTTCTACACCAAGGTCCTGTGCCGGTTCGCGCAGTGCACGTTTGATGGTGAAGGCATCTGCGGGCAGGTTGTTTGATTTATGGACGGACAGATTCCTAAACCAATTTGCTGCAGCTGGCTGTTGAAGTGGGTGAATGGACAAAGCAAAGTTTACTGACTGTACAAAAGGGCCTCTCGGCCTGTGCTCGTCTTACTGCACACATTGGAGCAAATACAATGATGGATTGTGCCATGGGACATCATTAAGAGCCTTGGTTTACATTATGTTGCAAGATATGCTGCTTTAGCTGACGCTGTGATGGCCTTGATGTTTAATACGGTTGAACCTAATGCGGAAGTGGTATTATGATCGATCGTTTGAAAGTTGTTGCTAGTAGCTCAAGTTACTgtaacacacagacacagacacacacagaaaccaTCTAGCAGGTGTCTGCTTCCGGGCAAGTTGGTGTGGTTAAGCTAGTTTCATCTGGGTGTCATTGAACTTCAGAACCGCGGGGTCTCTAGTATACGATCCGCAAATGGCACAAAACCATTCTTGATGAGGCATGGATCCGCTATTCAATCATTGTATAAAGCATTCTTTTACTAGCATATCCGATCGACCATGCGCAGAACCTCAAATAGGGGAATTTCCATTCAGGATTAAAACTCAAATTTTATACGTTCTTCTAATCTTCTGGAGTTAAAGAGATTGAACCTCTTAATGTCAAACAAACATTGTTCGTAAGAAAATATGTCCCGGAGAGGAAAACTCTTATACCATTCGAAGGATTTCGTCTTCAACTAACACTCCACTTCTCAAGCTGGTTGTATCACAGCAGAGCTTGGAATGGTAAACAGGAACTTTGCCTACTCTTGACATCTTAAGAGTATCGACCATGTTGGGTCCCATCTGATAACAACCTAACGCCAAAGTAAAGGAATTCGAGAAAGCTAATAACATTGAAGACAATCCAATTGCAGTCTTTTCTATTTCCCAATTTATTTGTTATAACCAAGATCACACTTATACATTTCAAGCTTTATCTTCCGGCCAGGAAACATCAAATCCATACCAAGACGCAAACACGTTCATTTGCATTCTGGTGCGTGTACCTCCGAGTGTCCTCTGGTTGCACTCCAAAAAGTTGCATCCATTTCAATTTAACACACCATTGCTACATGCTCCATGTTCGCACCGAATGCCATTGGACGGTAGCGCGCAAACATTTGACCTAAACCTGCAAACCTAGTAAAAAACAGTTTGCCGCACTACGAAATGCaccgcagcacacacacagcacagcatgcCCTTGGTGTTTGGGTCGGCCCGTCCAGGTTTGGCCAAAAAGTTCCACCCCAAAGTTCCAACTATTACTAAATTGCGGCTTACCGCCGTGCACGAAGAAACCGAGGTGACCGTGCGATGGCAATTTCACGCGCCCAGATGGAAGGAGATCTCCGCTGCATTTCACGAACTGACCGCTGACGATGGGCGCAACTGGAACTGAACGTCCATGCCACTGTTTCCCTTTTGGGACaggcttttttgtgtggcttTCTCCCTCGCCCCTCTCTACCTCTCTTCCCCGAATGTTTTCCTCCGATCGTGCTTCCGCGCAAGTGGATTGGTTTGCGTAGTCGGGCGTGTATAATTTTCACCGCGGAGACAAATGAAGGTTGTTGAAAGATACGAAAGATTCGGTTAGGAAATGCTGCCACACACCCCATTTGTGGCCAGCTCCGGTTGGTTTGCACATTTTTCTTGCAAGAAAAATCAACCATGTCCGCTGTTGTGGCAGCGGTTGGGCCGCAAACCGAAATTAGGTCACAGGAAAATGGATGCACTTGGTAGTTGCAGCTCTCGCGTGCCATGTGACTCAAAGGCCAGTACATAACATTTccaagaaataaaaatgtatttaaaaaggCCTCACAGCTGGGGAAAAGAACAAACTGTCGGCGAACGTGGAAGAATAAGGGGCGCACCGTCGGCAACATGTGGCTGCCAAAGGGAAGGTGCTGCAGAAAAGTGCATCGGTCAggcaaatgaatgaatgtgtgtTGCAACACGCTAGTACCGGTGGGAAATGCACATTTATAAAGCTCAGCGAAAACACTCCACTGCGTACatgagtgtatgtgtatttagCTTACCAACTGAACCgtaatttattattgttatactgtatgtttttattgtttaacaGTGCACCAAGCTTGGGGTTTCttgctgttttatttactATAATTTACCACCCagtactgcacacacacaatgtcacTGTCCAAATCGACTCGCGAGCCGGCTGGTGTCGAACGGCAAACACCTCAATTGAGTGCTGTTAGTTGCAAAGGATTCTAGTGGACTATTACGTGAGTCAGGTTTGCGATAACAAGCGAACCACAGCATTATCTCAATTTCAGGCCACGTTAATCGAATAAACGGGTTCCACTCATCCACGCGCGAACTGAGCATCGCGGTGCAGCACAGAACGGCCAGCATCAGAACGCCCCTTAATGCATCCCCCGGGTGATTGCTCAATTTCCTTTCCCATTTTCGTTTCCTGTAACGGTTATGCTCGGTGCTGCATTATCGGGTTTAGAGAGCTGTCTATCgtcttgtttttccttttctttcgaaGCTTCATTCGTTCGCTCTAGTAGAATGCAGCCACACCATCCAGGGAAGCATAAGGAGCATAAATTGAACTGAATTGATACCAATCATCCTAAATGTCCACCGGCCACTAGTAAGGGGCGTGCGCTCGGTTCCATTGCCGGTTTGAGGATGTTCAAAACATTGAAGTCAGCAACGTCAGGTTTCCTTGCGAGACAAAACAGTTCAATTGATAGacaaaatcatttatttaatatgcCGTTTTCTTGCATCCTGCCTGCTGCTTGCGAGAACCACAAAACCCCCAACAAACCAAACCCACCATGCATGCACCGAAACCCCCTTTAACTGCATCAACCCTTAAGCCTATTGCTTGCAGCTTCGTTGGGCCAACCAAGCGCGCGAATCGTCCAACCCCCGTTACGTCGACCACATATAGAAGTACGTCTCCTGCCAGTGCGGAATGTAGGAAAGTATGAGCCGCGCAATGCTACCCGTCAGTGGCACGTTGTTCCCGATGCCGTTCAGCAGGCACGCGATCTTGTCGTGCGTGTAGCGATCGTAGAACGGTGACCGCATCAGGTACAGCAGCATCGATACACACCTTCGCGACAGTTCCACCCGCTGGTCCTTCGAGAGCACTTCGCGATTCTTGTAGTACATCCGCAGGCTGGCACTGTCCAGCGCCAGCGCGATCAGGTAGCTGGTCCAGCTTTTCGTCCCAAACTTTCTCATGCTCGCCAGATGGATGAGCGGTTTGGCAATGTAGAGCATCTCGGCCGACACGAGAAACTTCCCACCGTACACGGCCGGCTGGTGAGAAGAGCTCCCCGTTGCCGGCGGTTTCCACGATCGTGACGTCAGCGAAGGTGAACAGTTCACTTTGCGCATCACGCGCCCCGAACGTTTCAGCACGATGGCGGAACTTCCGTCCGCCAGATTGTCACGGAATGATGCATTGTCCGATTGGGGATGATCATGGTGGTGGTTGtctgtttgtattgttttgcgATTCAGCGCCGGAATCGGTGGGTTGCGAACGATTTTCGTATTTTGGCAAAATAGCGTTAGAATCAGTCTGCCTATGCATCTGCAAAGGTAACAGCGTAGGTAAGAGAATGCTAAGCGCTTTGGATGTTTTGTGATGAGCGGCCACTTACTTTATCGTTTGTATGacaacgatgaaaaaccatcGCCCGCTCGTGCCCCACACTTTATGGGCGGACAGCTCTATAAACACTTCACAGTACTCCAGCGTCGTGAGCAGCACATTCAGGTGCCGTTCTAGGGGTTGTGTGTCGTCGGGCGTGTTTTTACTTGCCTTCTCTATTATCCGGTC contains:
- the LOC120908623 gene encoding peroxisomal membrane protein PEX16, whose translation is MSSPLSEVQNLYERYVKWVSGNPSALADVELTVKWLSYFVAGKINNSSAVSELVYSLSNLLVFFNDRIIEKASKNTPDDTQPLERHLNVLLTTLEYCEVFIELSAHKVWGTSGRWFFIVVIQTIKCIGRLILTLFCQNTKIVRNPPIPALNRKTIQTDNHHHDHPQSDNASFRDNLADGSSAIVLKRSGRVMRKVNCSPSLTSRSWKPPATGSSSHQPAVYGGKFLVSAEMLYIAKPLIHLASMRKFGTKSWTSYLIALALDSASLRMYYKNREVLSKDQRVELSRRCVSMLLYLMRSPFYDRYTHDKIACLLNGIGNNVPLTGSIARLILSYIPHWQETYFYMWST